A genomic segment from Peribacillus sp. ACCC06369 encodes:
- a CDS encoding DEAD/DEAH box helicase yields the protein MAFEIPFSQELIAGHLKNGYVSETCGVQSESGLFNCVRCGNKDQASFYTFPCKMCNRDCTYCRSCIMMGRVSECAKLYKWTGPGVQFEVPDNVMSWEGTLSAGQQNASDCVVEAIHGKSEFLVWAVCGAGKTEVLFAAIGAALHSGKRICLATPRTDVVLELSPRLKKAFPAIEVTTLHGGSADRHGFSPLTVSTTHQLFRFIEAFDVIIVDEVDAFPYSIDDSLHYAVNKSKKFSAATIYLTATPTKRMQRLYRSGKLKAVIIPARYHRQPIPVPEMKWSGNWQKLFLQKKIPPVINGWVTERLRQNIPFLLFFPSIQVMEQVIPLFQRLSPELTIVHSQHPDRRERVLALRNGMVPGLLTTTILERGVTIERLEVAVIGAEHEVFSESALVQIAGRVGRSFANPAGTITFFHYGKSKAMVKTVHHIQMMNEDAKKRGLLDE from the coding sequence TTGGCCTTCGAAATCCCCTTCTCTCAAGAACTAATCGCAGGACATCTCAAGAATGGGTATGTATCGGAAACTTGCGGAGTGCAATCCGAGAGTGGCCTGTTTAATTGTGTTCGCTGCGGTAACAAAGATCAAGCTTCGTTTTATACGTTCCCATGTAAGATGTGCAATCGGGATTGCACTTACTGCCGCTCCTGCATCATGATGGGACGGGTCAGTGAATGTGCAAAGTTATATAAATGGACCGGTCCGGGTGTTCAGTTTGAGGTTCCGGACAATGTGATGAGTTGGGAAGGCACTTTATCTGCAGGTCAGCAAAATGCCTCTGACTGTGTCGTTGAGGCCATACACGGAAAAAGTGAATTCCTGGTATGGGCAGTATGTGGCGCCGGTAAGACGGAGGTCCTATTTGCAGCAATTGGGGCAGCCTTGCATTCCGGGAAACGGATCTGTTTGGCAACACCGCGGACCGATGTCGTTCTCGAACTCTCACCGAGGTTAAAAAAAGCCTTTCCTGCCATTGAGGTCACGACCCTCCATGGAGGCAGTGCAGATCGACATGGATTTTCGCCACTAACTGTTTCCACTACACATCAGCTTTTCCGTTTTATTGAAGCCTTTGATGTCATCATCGTCGATGAAGTCGATGCGTTTCCCTACTCAATTGATGATTCGCTCCACTATGCGGTTAATAAATCGAAAAAGTTTTCTGCCGCAACCATCTACTTGACCGCCACACCTACGAAACGGATGCAGCGGCTATATCGAAGCGGAAAATTGAAAGCCGTTATAATCCCAGCCCGTTACCATCGTCAGCCCATCCCTGTCCCTGAAATGAAATGGAGCGGCAACTGGCAAAAACTATTTCTTCAAAAAAAGATTCCTCCCGTAATCAACGGATGGGTAACTGAACGCCTTAGGCAGAATATCCCCTTCCTATTATTTTTTCCAAGTATTCAAGTGATGGAGCAAGTCATTCCTCTGTTTCAAAGGCTGTCCCCTGAATTAACGATTGTCCACTCACAGCACCCTGATCGAAGGGAAAGAGTACTGGCATTAAGAAATGGAATGGTTCCAGGGTTATTGACCACGACCATATTGGAACGGGGCGTGACAATTGAACGGTTGGAAGTAGCCGTGATTGGTGCTGAACATGAAGTGTTTTCAGAAAGCGCCCTCGTTCAGATTGCAGGCCGGGTAGGGAGGAGCTTTGCTAACCCAGCCGGGACGATCACCTTTTTCCATTACGGGAAAAGTAAGGCGATGGTCAAGACGGTTCATCATATACAAATGATGAATGAAGATGCCAAGAAAAGGGGGCTGCTGGATGAGTAG
- a CDS encoding DegV family protein: MKTSVVTDSTAYIPKEIRERLHIHMMPLNVIFSNEAYREEVDITADEFYEEVKRQEKLPTTSQPPIGQFVEKFEELQKEYDDVISIHLSSGISGTYQGAVSAGEMVEGIRVHAFDSEISCMVQGFYVIEAAKMALDGKGAGEIIARLEEMKPSVKAYFMADDLSHLQRGGRLSSAQALIGSLLQVKPVLHFVDKVIVPFEKIRTRKKAMKRIADLLGDDAAGGEKYKAVIIHAKRESEAESWKTELEVRFPNVEFDISYFGPVIGTHLGEGSMGMGWYKI; this comes from the coding sequence ATGAAAACCTCAGTCGTAACAGATAGCACTGCATATATACCCAAGGAAATTCGTGAACGTCTACATATACATATGATGCCGCTTAATGTCATTTTTTCCAATGAAGCTTACCGGGAAGAAGTGGACATTACTGCGGATGAGTTTTATGAGGAAGTAAAGAGGCAGGAGAAATTACCGACCACTTCACAGCCTCCAATCGGACAGTTTGTCGAGAAATTCGAGGAGCTGCAAAAAGAATATGATGATGTTATTTCGATTCATTTATCGAGCGGAATCAGTGGTACGTATCAAGGAGCGGTATCGGCAGGTGAAATGGTCGAGGGGATTAGGGTACATGCCTTTGATTCGGAAATCAGCTGCATGGTCCAGGGGTTTTACGTGATTGAGGCGGCTAAGATGGCACTCGATGGTAAAGGTGCAGGAGAGATCATCGCCAGGCTCGAAGAAATGAAACCATCCGTCAAGGCATACTTCATGGCAGACGATCTATCCCATCTACAGCGCGGTGGACGCTTAAGCAGTGCCCAAGCATTGATTGGCAGTCTGCTTCAAGTGAAGCCGGTCCTCCATTTTGTTGATAAAGTCATTGTTCCTTTTGAAAAAATCCGTACAAGAAAAAAAGCGATGAAACGGATTGCTGATTTACTTGGAGATGACGCGGCAGGCGGCGAGAAGTATAAAGCCGTCATTATTCATGCAAAGCGAGAAAGTGAAGCTGAAAGTTGGAAAACCGAACTTGAAGTTCGGTTCCCTAATGTCGAGTTCGACATTAGCTATTTCGGTCCAGTAATCGGAACGCATCTGGGCGAAGGCTCGATGGGGATGGGCTGGTATAAAATATAA
- a CDS encoding response regulator transcription factor, translating into MKTSIIIIDDHQLFREGVKRILDFESSFDVVAEGDDGSEAMDLVETHKPDVVIMDINMPTMNGVEATKMLVNRYPETKVIILSIHDDENYVQHALKTGAQGYLLKEMDADALIDAVRVVAEGGSYLHPKVTHNLVKEYRRLAAEEGADRDSIHTIEIRRPLHLLTRRECEVLQLLADGKSNRAIGETLYISEKTVKNHVSNILQKMNVNDRTQAVVLAIKNGWVEVK; encoded by the coding sequence TTGAAGACTAGTATCATCATTATCGATGACCATCAGCTTTTCCGTGAAGGCGTAAAGCGCATATTAGATTTTGAATCATCCTTTGATGTTGTTGCCGAGGGCGATGACGGAAGCGAAGCTATGGATCTCGTTGAAACACATAAACCTGATGTTGTCATCATGGATATCAACATGCCGACTATGAATGGGGTCGAAGCGACAAAAATGCTCGTGAACCGTTACCCTGAAACAAAAGTCATCATCCTTTCCATTCATGATGATGAAAATTACGTGCAGCATGCATTGAAAACAGGAGCACAAGGTTACCTGTTGAAAGAAATGGACGCAGATGCGTTGATTGATGCCGTTCGTGTAGTCGCTGAAGGCGGCTCATACCTTCATCCGAAGGTTACCCATAATTTAGTTAAAGAATATCGCCGCTTAGCAGCTGAAGAGGGTGCTGATCGTGATTCCATTCACACAATAGAAATCAGGAGGCCGCTTCACCTATTGACTCGACGTGAATGTGAAGTACTTCAACTTTTAGCGGACGGAAAAAGCAACCGTGCCATCGGCGAAACTCTATATATCAGTGAAAAAACAGTCAAGAACCATGTGAGTAACATTCTTCAGAAGATGAATGTGAATGACCGTACACAAGCGGTCGTCCTAGCTATTAAAAATGGCTGGGTAGAAGTGAAGTAA
- a CDS encoding sensor histidine kinase, translated as MSIKKVDAKALDKILETMVSTVSESKGEVFDIGEQCRKDFESLTKELDDVKIRVAIVITDSDALDSKARFARKRLSEVSMHFNHFSEEQVRDAYERAHKLQVDLQINRQLEKELRNRRDELELRLRGLQQTIDKAVHLVSQISVVQNYLTQDLKFVGEALQEAKRKQDFGLKIIEAQEQERKKLSREIHDGPAQMLANVMMRSDLIERVQRERGPDEALVEIRSLKVMVRNALYEVRRIIYDLRPMALDDLGLVPTLRKYLQTTEDYNKGVHLNFVNLGQVKRLPSDMEVALFRLVQEAVQNSLKHAEPKQVQVKLSISKEMVTVVVKDDGKGFDSSIQKEGSFGLVGMRERVELLEGEMTIDSQPGAGTLVFIQIPYHL; from the coding sequence ATGTCCATAAAAAAGGTTGATGCTAAAGCATTGGACAAGATCTTAGAAACAATGGTGAGCACTGTCAGTGAAAGTAAGGGTGAGGTCTTTGATATCGGCGAACAATGCCGAAAGGATTTTGAGTCACTGACAAAAGAGCTTGATGATGTGAAAATTAGGGTTGCCATTGTGATAACCGATAGCGATGCACTGGATTCAAAAGCCAGGTTTGCTCGAAAAAGGCTTTCCGAAGTCAGTATGCACTTCAACCATTTTTCTGAAGAACAGGTGCGCGATGCTTATGAAAGGGCACATAAGCTGCAAGTCGATTTACAAATAAACCGGCAATTGGAGAAAGAGCTCCGTAATCGCCGGGATGAACTTGAGTTAAGGTTAAGGGGTTTACAGCAGACGATCGATAAAGCGGTGCATCTCGTTTCGCAAATATCGGTGGTACAGAATTATTTGACGCAGGATCTTAAATTTGTGGGGGAAGCCCTTCAAGAAGCGAAACGCAAACAGGACTTCGGTTTGAAAATTATCGAAGCCCAGGAGCAGGAACGTAAAAAGCTCTCGCGGGAAATTCATGATGGTCCGGCGCAAATGCTGGCAAACGTCATGATGCGTTCAGATTTGATAGAACGAGTACAACGTGAGAGAGGTCCTGATGAAGCGCTAGTGGAGATCCGTAGTTTAAAGGTCATGGTAAGGAATGCTTTATATGAAGTGCGCAGAATCATCTATGATCTTCGCCCTATGGCACTTGATGATTTAGGCCTAGTTCCTACCCTCAGAAAGTATTTGCAAACGACCGAAGACTATAATAAGGGCGTGCATTTGAATTTCGTCAACCTTGGACAGGTCAAAAGGCTTCCTTCCGATATGGAGGTCGCTTTATTCAGGCTAGTTCAAGAGGCTGTACAAAATTCTTTGAAGCATGCGGAGCCAAAACAGGTTCAAGTTAAACTGTCCATTTCCAAAGAGATGGTGACCGTTGTCGTCAAAGATGATGGAAAAGGGTTTGACTCTTCAATCCAAAAAGAAGGTTCATTTGGATTGGTAGGCATGAGGGAAAGAGTCGAGTTGCTTGAAGGTGAAATGACGATCGATTCACAACCAGGGGCAGGCACTTTGGTGTTTATACAGATTCCCTATCATTTATAA
- a CDS encoding YigZ family protein encodes MLTQYLTVAGRGEHEIIIEKSRFISHIARVETEEAAQAFIQEIKKKHKDATHNCSAYMIGEQNQIQKALDDGEPSGTAGVPILEVLKKKELKDTAVVVTRYFGGIKLGAGGLIRAYSKATSEGINTTGVVIRKLMRVISTTVDYTWLGKLENELRSSIYQIKEIQYLDQVNILVYVGETQKEAYTAWITELTNGQGQITEDEMLYLEQEFT; translated from the coding sequence ATGCTCACTCAATATTTAACGGTGGCAGGTCGCGGCGAACACGAAATCATCATTGAAAAATCCCGTTTTATTTCCCACATCGCCCGAGTCGAAACCGAAGAAGCCGCACAGGCCTTTATCCAGGAGATCAAGAAAAAGCATAAAGATGCTACACATAATTGTTCTGCCTATATGATCGGGGAACAAAATCAAATCCAAAAAGCTCTCGACGATGGAGAACCGAGCGGTACAGCAGGCGTCCCTATCCTTGAAGTTCTTAAGAAAAAAGAACTGAAAGACACGGCGGTTGTGGTCACACGGTATTTTGGCGGCATCAAACTTGGTGCTGGCGGTCTCATTCGCGCTTACAGCAAAGCGACTTCAGAAGGAATAAATACCACCGGTGTAGTCATTAGAAAATTAATGCGGGTCATTTCGACAACCGTCGACTATACCTGGCTTGGAAAATTGGAAAACGAATTGCGATCTTCCATTTATCAAATAAAGGAAATTCAGTACCTCGATCAGGTCAATATCCTTGTATATGTCGGGGAAACACAAAAAGAGGCATATACCGCCTGGATTACAGAGCTGACAAATGGTCAAGGCCAAATCACTGAGGACGAAATGCTATATTTGGAACAGGAATTCACCTGA
- a CDS encoding LCP family protein: MSNTRRVYKIKKTKKKRRKRLWLLLVPLLVLGLGASTYAATLYMKAQNVFNDSYDPVEASAKRSAAIDPLEDNFSILFIGIDDSKERDFKGNSRSDALILATFNKDQKSIKLLSIPRDSYVYVPAKGVTTKINAAHAAGGAKATMDTVEELFDIPVDYYVRMNFNAFIDVVDSLDGIEVDVPYELNEMDSKDKRNAIHLEKGLQTVNGEEALAFARTRKKDSDIQRGERQQEVLKAIIAKATSAGSLTKYTGVMEAVGDNMTTNLQFSQMRGFIKYVTTDKGLNLETIKLEGQDSTIGGTYYYQLNETSVANTKLLLQSHLNLGPNEGNQTESVQSQIQE, from the coding sequence ATGTCTAATACTAGGCGTGTCTATAAAATTAAAAAAACAAAGAAAAAAAGGCGAAAGAGACTTTGGTTATTGCTTGTTCCGCTGCTGGTACTTGGTCTGGGGGCTTCTACGTATGCTGCAACCCTGTATATGAAAGCCCAGAATGTATTCAATGATTCTTATGACCCTGTGGAAGCATCTGCAAAGCGGAGTGCAGCGATCGACCCGCTCGAAGATAATTTCTCCATTCTTTTCATAGGGATCGATGATAGTAAGGAACGTGACTTTAAAGGAAACTCACGCTCGGATGCTTTAATCTTGGCTACTTTCAATAAAGATCAAAAATCTATAAAACTATTAAGCATTCCCCGTGATTCATATGTGTACGTGCCAGCCAAAGGCGTAACCACGAAAATCAACGCGGCGCATGCTGCCGGTGGAGCAAAAGCAACGATGGACACCGTTGAGGAGTTATTCGATATCCCTGTCGATTATTATGTCCGCATGAACTTTAATGCTTTCATCGATGTCGTGGATTCATTGGACGGAATCGAAGTCGACGTACCATATGAATTGAATGAAATGGATTCAAAGGACAAGAGGAATGCCATCCATCTTGAAAAAGGATTACAGACAGTTAATGGTGAAGAAGCATTAGCGTTTGCACGGACACGTAAAAAGGACAGTGATATCCAACGTGGTGAGCGTCAGCAAGAAGTCCTAAAAGCCATCATTGCCAAAGCAACCTCTGCTGGATCACTAACTAAATATACAGGCGTAATGGAAGCTGTCGGTGACAATATGACAACGAACCTTCAATTCTCACAAATGAGAGGTTTCATAAAATATGTAACTACCGATAAAGGTCTCAATCTTGAAACAATCAAACTTGAAGGTCAGGATTCTACCATTGGCGGAACCTATTATTATCAGCTCAACGAAACATCAGTAGCCAACACTAAGCTGTTGCTTCAATCCCACTTGAACCTGGGACCGAATGAAGGCAATCAAACTGAATCCGTTCAATCACAAATACAAGAATAA
- a CDS encoding MraY family glycosyltransferase codes for MLIGALLVAFLLSIFLTPFVGKLAFKLGATDKPNERKVHSKIMPRMGGLAIFLSFFITFLLFTNDFWGQLPLLVGALVIILIGMADDIYELRAAPKFLGQVLAALIIVLWGGLEVEFINLPFFTDTLEFGVLSIPITILWIVGIINAINLIDGLDGLAGGVSTIALVTIATMALIKHDLFVAMVALIVIGSTLGFLKFNFHPAKIFMGDTGALFLGYIIAVLSLLGFKNVTMISLIVPIIILGVPISDTFFAIIRRVVNKQPISAADKSHLHHCLINLGFTHKQTVLLIYALAACFGLAAIIFSFATMWGALFLVTGLLLIIEIFVEKIGLVNSNYQPLLKMLNFKNKP; via the coding sequence ATGTTAATAGGGGCCTTGTTGGTAGCCTTTTTATTATCCATTTTTTTGACTCCTTTTGTCGGAAAACTGGCCTTTAAATTAGGAGCTACCGATAAACCGAATGAGCGAAAAGTGCATAGTAAAATTATGCCGCGCATGGGCGGTTTAGCTATATTTTTGAGTTTTTTCATTACCTTCTTACTTTTTACAAATGATTTTTGGGGACAATTGCCGCTCCTGGTGGGAGCACTTGTCATCATTCTAATCGGGATGGCTGATGATATATATGAATTAAGAGCTGCACCCAAATTCCTGGGCCAGGTTTTGGCTGCCCTCATTATCGTATTATGGGGCGGTCTTGAAGTGGAATTCATCAATTTGCCGTTCTTTACCGATACACTTGAATTTGGTGTTTTAAGTATACCGATCACCATTTTGTGGATTGTCGGCATCATTAATGCAATTAACCTTATAGATGGACTGGATGGTCTCGCAGGTGGTGTCTCAACGATCGCATTAGTGACAATTGCAACAATGGCCCTTATTAAACATGATCTGTTTGTTGCTATGGTCGCATTGATCGTGATTGGAAGCACTCTGGGCTTTTTGAAATTTAACTTTCATCCGGCAAAGATTTTCATGGGAGATACAGGTGCCTTATTTTTAGGTTACATCATTGCCGTCCTGTCCCTGCTAGGATTTAAAAACGTTACGATGATTTCCTTGATCGTACCGATCATCATCTTGGGTGTGCCCATTTCGGATACATTTTTCGCGATTATCCGCAGGGTCGTCAATAAACAGCCAATCTCGGCTGCTGATAAATCCCATTTACATCACTGCTTGATAAACTTGGGATTCACTCATAAGCAGACTGTCTTGCTCATTTACGCTTTAGCTGCCTGCTTCGGCTTAGCGGCAATAATCTTTTCATTTGCAACGATGTGGGGAGCTTTGTTCCTTGTAACTGGACTCCTGTTGATCATAGAGATTTTTGTGGAGAAAATTGGTTTGGTCAATTCAAACTATCAGCCGTTGCTGAAGATGCTCAACTTTAAAAACAAGCCATGA
- a CDS encoding glycosyltransferase family 4 protein, with amino-acid sequence MRILHLNAGNETGGGMFHIMSLLNQLNKEECLLGLFEDGEFYRRARSSGIQTELFKQHSKYDLSILKPLRDFIRLNNIDIIHTHGPRANIYGALLKRLIKRPWLLTVHSSPQHDFLGQGVKGKLFTGLHVRSFQYADHILAVSDRFKQDLIDQGIHSSKITKILNGIDFEKELPFPFQRDAFGFGADDFIIIMPARLEPVKGHEFALAALSEVVSEFPHVKLLLAGDGSRRTVLENMVSEKGLSDHVHFLGYREDLERIYPLGDVTLLTSLSESFPLVLLEGARSGLPAITSDVGGVKQLIPDGSKGWITDIGNVDQLKLAICNALESKKSGNLTKIGLDLQKFAKNNFSIEILANNVYNVYLRMKN; translated from the coding sequence ATGAGAATCTTGCATTTAAACGCTGGTAATGAAACTGGCGGCGGTATGTTTCATATTATGTCCTTACTGAACCAATTGAATAAAGAGGAGTGCTTGCTTGGTTTATTTGAAGATGGTGAATTTTACCGGAGGGCCAGGTCCTCTGGGATACAAACTGAACTTTTCAAGCAACATTCGAAATATGACCTTTCAATTTTGAAACCTTTACGGGACTTTATCCGTCTAAATAATATAGACATCATCCATACCCATGGTCCGCGGGCGAATATATATGGTGCTTTATTAAAGCGCCTCATTAAACGTCCTTGGCTTCTTACTGTTCACAGTTCACCTCAACATGATTTTTTAGGCCAGGGTGTAAAAGGAAAATTGTTTACGGGCCTACATGTAAGGTCATTTCAATATGCCGATCATATACTGGCAGTTTCCGATCGCTTTAAGCAGGACTTGATTGACCAGGGAATCCATTCGTCCAAAATTACAAAGATCCTAAATGGAATTGACTTTGAAAAGGAATTGCCTTTCCCCTTTCAAAGGGATGCTTTCGGGTTTGGGGCAGATGATTTCATCATCATCATGCCTGCAAGGCTTGAACCGGTGAAAGGTCATGAATTTGCCTTAGCGGCATTAAGTGAAGTGGTATCAGAATTCCCCCATGTAAAGCTGTTGCTTGCTGGGGATGGGAGCAGGAGAACTGTTCTGGAAAATATGGTCTCGGAAAAGGGATTATCCGATCACGTGCACTTTTTAGGGTATCGTGAAGATTTGGAAAGAATCTACCCATTGGGGGACGTCACATTATTGACTTCCTTAAGCGAAAGCTTTCCATTGGTACTACTTGAAGGAGCAAGATCCGGTCTGCCGGCAATCACTAGTGATGTTGGCGGTGTAAAGCAATTGATTCCTGATGGGAGCAAGGGCTGGATTACGGATATCGGCAATGTCGATCAGCTGAAATTGGCCATCTGCAACGCTTTAGAATCAAAAAAATCCGGAAACCTGACAAAGATAGGGTTGGATTTACAAAAATTTGCAAAAAACAACTTTTCTATAGAGATTTTAGCCAATAACGTATATAATGTTTATTTGAGGATGAAAAATTAA
- a CDS encoding WecB/TagA/CpsF family glycosyltransferase — protein MTEKFVEILSIPFIDSNMDEFVNGMIYPRLMNQEKTFVVTANPEIVEYANEHQDYKDIIKSADYITPDGIGIIMASKWLNQPLQERITGFDLMNELFRVADEKALKVYLLGAEEHVIEAAARKAKELYPGLELVGYNHGYIDIKDDGLAKSIAELEPDIILTALGFPRQEKWVSRHYSIFNKGLFMGVGGSFDVLAGKVNRAPVFWQKMRLEWLYRLIQQPSRWKRMLALPRFVFKVRRLRKTVQRS, from the coding sequence ATGACAGAAAAGTTTGTTGAGATACTATCCATACCATTCATTGATAGCAATATGGATGAATTCGTGAATGGAATGATCTATCCAAGATTAATGAATCAGGAAAAAACGTTTGTCGTTACGGCAAACCCAGAAATAGTGGAGTATGCAAATGAACATCAGGATTATAAGGACATCATAAAATCGGCTGATTACATCACTCCGGATGGCATTGGTATTATTATGGCCTCTAAATGGCTAAATCAACCTTTGCAAGAACGGATTACAGGATTCGACTTGATGAATGAATTATTTAGGGTCGCTGATGAAAAAGCGCTTAAGGTATACCTGCTTGGAGCGGAAGAACATGTTATTGAAGCAGCTGCCCGTAAAGCAAAAGAGCTATACCCGGGTCTCGAGTTGGTGGGATACAACCATGGTTACATTGATATTAAGGACGATGGGCTTGCTAAGTCGATAGCGGAACTTGAACCTGACATCATTTTGACTGCATTAGGGTTTCCTAGGCAGGAAAAATGGGTTTCCAGACACTATTCGATATTTAATAAAGGGTTGTTCATGGGAGTTGGGGGGAGCTTTGATGTTCTTGCGGGAAAGGTGAACCGCGCTCCGGTTTTCTGGCAGAAGATGCGTCTTGAATGGTTGTACCGATTGATCCAGCAACCTTCACGGTGGAAACGGATGCTTGCACTGCCAAGATTCGTATTCAAGGTTAGACGGTTAAGGAAAACGGTGCAGCGTTCCTGA
- a CDS encoding O-antigen ligase family protein: MNFLDKQSLPILVMCLLVPLAVPHPIAGYMATALMLFFIGINKKNLLLILFIYFPARPLLMELNSGLTYTGDLIILTLFVSLLIERFKKNEWHFSNYHFTLPFWLFCLVGAVAALINGVGILPIVFELRALLVTFLLLYIIGELNLERKDIFRFLKVILIFTILLCLHGILEKIFSRTILLPHAWEMWNLSPTNRMRIYGAPANPNVFALFLSIQLFLSFFLYQSLKKYKSIVFLASIILSGTLLLTYSRGTMIAFGFAALVFIIWTRNKPFLKYASGALVLGLLLIYYPVLFASSKVEVSASVPMENMVIGSTPTSEHEHALSNRFSEMFSDKTLHQSTEWGRLYVLIKGIEIFKDHPIIGTGMATFGDSATLTFSSPIYQEYQIGERMYSDNQYIQILVQTGVLGFLAVLAFILFTYRKIIKSGNGTLTVFTICLMLAALLAGLFYNILEDKTFTLFFYSCLGFCIQKDIILKD; this comes from the coding sequence TTGAATTTTTTAGACAAACAATCATTACCCATTCTAGTCATGTGCCTGCTTGTCCCATTAGCAGTGCCTCACCCTATCGCCGGTTACATGGCAACGGCGTTGATGCTCTTTTTTATCGGTATAAATAAAAAAAACCTGTTATTAATTCTATTCATTTACTTCCCTGCCCGTCCCTTATTGATGGAACTGAATAGCGGCTTAACCTATACAGGTGACCTGATCATCCTCACCTTATTCGTTTCTTTGCTTATTGAAAGATTCAAGAAGAACGAATGGCATTTTTCGAACTATCATTTCACCTTGCCATTTTGGTTGTTTTGTTTAGTTGGTGCCGTAGCTGCACTCATTAACGGAGTGGGAATCCTCCCTATCGTATTTGAACTCCGGGCTTTGCTTGTTACATTCTTGCTTCTTTACATTATCGGTGAATTAAATCTAGAAAGAAAGGATATCTTTCGCTTTTTGAAGGTAATCCTAATATTTACAATCCTTCTTTGCCTGCATGGTATATTGGAGAAAATCTTTTCGCGTACGATCCTGCTTCCCCACGCATGGGAAATGTGGAATCTTTCTCCAACAAACCGGATGAGGATTTATGGTGCACCTGCCAACCCTAATGTATTTGCCTTATTCTTAAGCATCCAGTTATTCCTTAGTTTCTTTCTTTACCAGTCGCTGAAAAAATATAAATCCATCGTCTTTCTAGCGTCCATCATACTTTCTGGTACGTTACTGCTTACCTATTCACGGGGAACGATGATTGCATTCGGATTCGCGGCACTTGTCTTCATCATTTGGACTAGAAATAAACCATTTCTCAAATATGCTTCAGGAGCATTAGTTCTCGGCCTGCTTCTGATTTATTACCCAGTTTTATTCGCTTCAAGTAAAGTGGAGGTATCCGCATCTGTTCCCATGGAAAATATGGTAATTGGCAGCACACCCACTTCCGAACATGAACATGCCCTCTCCAATCGATTTTCTGAAATGTTCTCTGATAAGACTTTACACCAGAGTACGGAATGGGGCCGGTTATATGTCCTAATCAAGGGAATTGAAATTTTCAAAGATCATCCCATAATCGGTACAGGGATGGCAACCTTCGGAGATTCTGCCACGCTTACCTTTTCCTCACCAATCTATCAGGAATACCAAATTGGTGAAAGGATGTATTCCGATAATCAATATATCCAGATTCTCGTACAAACTGGGGTGCTTGGTTTTCTCGCGGTTCTAGCATTCATCCTTTTTACCTACCGTAAAATCATTAAATCGGGAAATGGCACTTTGACAGTGTTCACCATCTGCCTGATGTTGGCAGCTTTATTAGCAGGACTTTTTTACAATATTCTCGAAGATAAAACCTTTACACTATTTTTTTATAGTTGTTTGGGCTTCTGTATACAAAAGGACATCATTTTAAAGGATTGA